GTCTTACCAATTAATTTACTGGTAGCTTCTGCATCCAATCCGATTTTGCTTAACAATGTTGAAAAATCAAGACCCATGGATTTTGCCACGGTGATAAATTTCAACAACATCCCGGGAACTAAATTGGTTAATTGATCAACTCCCTTACCATTACCGCCAACATCGACGATATTGAGGGAGTCAATATTACCCAGAGGAGCTGCGATAGCCGATAGTGCTTCTTTCATTATTTTAGCTATGGCATCACCACCGGTTTCAAATAAATGCGGGGCGCGATCCAGTATCATCATTAACTGCGACTTATCGTCCAGCGCTTTCAATGCCTCGGCTAATTTCTGAGTTGCTTCAGCGTCGGCTTTTTTACCCTCGGCTGCGGCAAGAAGTCTAGCTTTCTCACCTTCGGCTTCAGCTAATAATTTAGCTTTCTCACCTGCGGCTTGAGCGGTTAGGGTAGCTAGCTTGCGCGAGGCTTCACCTTCACCGATGTTTATTTCTGATTCGCGCTTAGCTAACGCGTCGATTTTTAGAGCTTGCGCTGCGCCTTCGGCTTCAATCGTTCTCTTGGCTTTCTCACCTTCGGCAACAATTGATACTCGTTGTTTTTCAGCTTCGGCTTCTTTAATAACAGTTGCACCCAGCTGCTTTTCCATACGAATCGCCTCTTTCTCCTGAACATGTATCTGTGCTTCTTTTTCTGCAGCATCACGTTCAGCTTGTTTAACGCGGAGTGTTTTTTCCTGCTCAGCGCTAGCGATACCAAAAGCATTTTCTGCCTTTGCTCTTTCAGTATCGGATTGGACTTTGTATTGAGCTTTTTTGATCTCTTTATTGGCGTCAGCTTCCGCTATCATAGCAGCGTTTTGCGACTGAACAATAGAAGCTTCCTTCTGGGCATCACTTACTTTAATCTGCTGATCACGAGTAGCTTCCGCTACTTTGATCTCAGCGTCTCTCTTAGCTTCGGCAACCGCCTGTTTACCCAGGGCATCGATGTAACCCTCGTCGTCCTTAACATCTTGAACAACCAAAGTAAGAATCTGAATACCCAACCGTTTTAATTCTTCCGATGATTCCGCTACCGTTTTTTTGTTGAATTCATCACGTTTACGCAATAATTCATCAATAGAAGAATTACCGACAATAGAACGGAGATGTCCCATCATGATATTTTTAACAACAGCTGCGACTTCTGCTGCTGATTTATTGAGAAAATTGGAAGCAGCATTGATCAGATCTTCTTCGGCAGTAGAGATTTTACAGGTGGCAACGCCACGAATAGTCATCTTAACGTTATCCTTGTTGGGGATAGCGTTCTCTTCAATATTTATCTGAAATACCGAAGTAGGAAATTCTTTGTAGCTTTCTACGAAGGGAATCAGTACTTTCCCACCGGATAATAATACTTTGAAACCGCGATGCTGTATTTGACCATCAGCACCCTTATATGGATAGCTACGACCATAGAAAATACCAGCAAAATCTGGTGGAATTTTCTTGTACCTTGAAGCTATGACACGGAGTGTGGCTAAAAAAGCCACAACAATTAAAAGTATTAAAACCGGAACAATCCAATTAGCAAGAGCACCTGATATAGCGTTCATAAACAGATCCTTTTTTTGATGAGTGAAATATTATTTATTGAACAAAAACTGACGAACCAGAGGTTGATACTATTTTAACCTCAGAGCCTTTGGCAATTGGCTTATTATTAATGGACCTGGCAATATAATTCATATAACCATTGTCCATATCTACACCGACTTCACCGGGTGCATTAGTATCTATTCCAATTGTAACTATAGCCGTACGGCCAATAGCTGTTGATGTTTTAATATTACTGGAAGCTTGTTGCTTATAAATTAATACTAGCAAGCCCCACATAATCAAACCAACAAGAATTCCGGAACCAACACCCCCAAGAGCGCATACTGGATAGCTATAATCATAAAATCTGAAAGTGCCGCCGGCACCGCCAAAAACCATGATAAAAGTAGCAATAACTTTACCGGAAAAAATCGATACCGTTGCTTCGTTACCGGAATGATCATCACCATCGTGATCGTGATCTTGATCAAATGAATGATCATCACCATCGTGATCGTGTCCAAAAATAAATGCGGCCATTAGGTAAAGAAAGCCTGCCAGCCCTAAAGAAAAAAAGATGTACATTTGAGCTCCTATGATTTGTTATTGTAAGTTGTCAATTAACGTTAGTGTATATAATACACAACGTAGTAGCTTAGCAAGAAAACTTAAATTTGTCAAATATTTTCAAATAAATTAATAAAAAACAGCCCTTTTAGCTGCTTTTCTAATAGTATCAACAAATAAACTCTACTTTTTTCGAAAAACTCTGCTGATATGCCAAGCAATACCAATAATAATCAAAACTATTATCCCGACGTTGAATTTATCCCACCAGGGCCCGAGTTGATTCCAATTATTTCCCAAAACCACTCCTAAAAAAACCAAAATATAGCACCAAATTAATGAGCCAATAAATCCAGAGATAGTAAACTTCCAAAAATGACCACGGGAAATACCCACAACAATAGATATATAAGTACGCACAACTGGTAACATCCGTGAGACAAAATAAATTGCATTACCGTGTTTTTCTAATAAATGATCTACCAACTCAATATCACGATTAGATATTAATAGCCACTTACCATGCTTCATGAGAAATGGTCGACCTAATATATAGCCAAGATAATAAGAAATGATACCGCCAATAACACAGCCAAAGGCACCAACTATCGCGGCTAGATGATAGTTCATTTGCCCGTGACTAGCTAAGAAACCAGCATAGGGCAATATTACTTCCGATGGAATGGGAATATTAGCGGACTCTAAAGTCATCAAAAACAACACGCCGAAATAATGCCAACTATTAATAATATCGGTAACAATGCTTGTAACAAAATGAATGATTTCCGTCATAACTACTTACTATTGTAATACATATTCCATATTTAATAAAACTCGCTCGTTTTATCAGCTCGTGCTACCCATGTTGTTTTCAACTGAAGATGGGTTTGCATAAGTTCACTTACATATTGGAATCATTAAGAGATCCAAATGTATGCAAATAGGGATTAAGTATTATAATTGCTCTGGATTTGGTAGATTATATGAATATGCTCATAAGCAAATTCATATGATTACTAAAGAAGCTAAACAACGACTTAAAATTATCCTTTTCTGGCAGAACTGTGGTCTTAGGGCAACTATATCTGCCTTTGGGGCCAAACAGTCCATTCTCTACAAATGGCGTAAAGTATATAGAGATTCTGGTTGTCAGTTAGCAAGCCTTAATCCTGGCAGTCAGGTCAGAAAAACAACCAACAAACGAGAAGTTAACCTAGATATTCTCGGCGAGATGAAACGATTAAGATTAGCAGTATGTCCTAATATGGGTAAGGCTAAGATCAAGAAGTTTCTCGACCCATTCTGTTGTTTAAATAACCTACCCATCTATTCAGAGTCCAAGATAGGTAGAATAATTAAGGAAAAGAAGATTTATCATCATCGACAGAGGGTCTATCATAATGGAACAATTAAAATCATTAAGAAACAAAAGAAACTAAGAAAACCAAAGGAATTAGTGGTTAATAGCCCAGGTGATTTAATAGAGATAGATACTGTTGTTAGGTTTGTCTCTGGTCTAAAAAGATATATTATTACAGCAGTGGATACCTTTGGTCGCCCAGCCTTTGCCTATACTTACAATCGAGCAGGTGGTGCCAACGCTCGAGACTTCTTCAAAAAGCTAGAAGAAGTGATGCCCTTTAAGATTAAATCAGTGCAAACAGACAATGGTAGTGAGTTCCATCTTTATTTTAGAAAGTATTTGCAGGAACGAAATATTACTCATTACTATAACTATCCTGACCGATCATATCGTAACGGACACATAGAAAGGTTTAACCGAACAATTCAAGAAGAGTTTGTTGATCAGAGTGAATTTCTACTGATCGACCTAAATGTATTTAACTCAAGATTAATAGACTATTTACTATGGTACAATACTAAAAGACCACATTGGAGTCTTAATCTAGAATCACCTGTGGATTATTTAATTAAAAATAACTTTATTTCCAATATGTGCTGGACTAATACAGGTTTATCTTTTAACTACCTTAAGATATAATATAGTAGTTATTAATTATATCTCATGAACAAAAAGAACCAATTAAAAAAAATAGTAATCTTTATTCTACTGTCTTGTGCACTTAAATTCTTTTTTACCGATCAAATCATCGAGCAAGAGTACAATTCTTTGGTCAAGCTCGGGGCCATCATTATAGTATTTGTTATTGGTATTGGTTTTGTCTTCCAAAATACCACACATATTATTGAAGAGACGACTGATGTCTTAAAAGACCGAACAAAGTTGGCTGGGGGCTTTCTCCAAGCCTTTGGCACTGCCTTTCCTGATATGGTACTGGGTATTGTCGCGGCTTTCCTAAGTTTACAGCTTCGTGATCATGATTATTTACGCGCCATTAACCTGGCTATTATCGCTGCCTCCACTACTTTTGGCTCTAATATTTATAATATAATTCATGCCACTTGGTGTGTTTATCGTCAAAATGTTGCCGATAAAAAAATCAGATCATTGCTATGTTTCCCGGCTTGCCGTTTGGTGGCAATTTAACACCCGTCAAGAAACATTCTGTGAAACCAAGCCCCCGAGAACTTGGTCGGGCCATTGATATTTTGACGGTCCTTACTGTTCTGACAGCAGCTGTGGCCCTGAGCATGGTACTTTTTGGTAGTGTTAGTAATAGACCAGAGATGATCCAGGGCGACCTGTATCAATTGATTAGACCGATTGGTATTATTCTCTTTATCTTATGTATCGCCATCCTCTATATTTATCGTCGCGGCGAAAAAGCCGAATCACCAGTAAAAGAAATAGCCGAAGAAGAAAGATATTACGCCACCCGATCTAACTTTCGCATCTGGCTGGACCTGGGTTTGGCTGGTATAGCTATTCTCTTTACTGCTGAAAGTATGGTTACCTCAATGGAAGTATTTTCTGAAATTACTGGCCTTCCTTTTGTCTTAACTGGTATCGCCGCCGGTCTCATTGGCTGTTTTGGCGAAATGATGGTAGTGCACAATTTCACGGTTCATCCCAAGGGAAGAATTGGTGATGCTATCATGGGTGTGGCCATGGATAATATTGTCACCACGTTAGGCGCTGCTATCGTCGCTATTATGGGTGGTATATTTTTGGGAGGTAACTCTTTAATTTTAATCTTTATTATTATTTTGGCAGCTAATACTATTTTGATTCAGCAAATATCTAAGTTCAAAAACAACTTACTAGCTACCAAGGTAGCTAGTAAAAAAATTGCTGCTTAGTTTCTATTTATTCTCCTACTATTTAAAAACTCCTGAACCAGGAGTTTTTTTATTATTCCGATAATTTATTTACTAACATCGTCGCCCACTGTGCTGCTCTTTTCTTCTCTGCTATCAAATCATGCTTTTGGGGTTCCAAAAAATCAATTTTACCAACAATGATATTGTCTTTCAGCTGCTCCTTCATTTTATCTAGGGTATTTCTTTTGCCACCGCCATGACAACAAAATACTGCCACCTTCTTATTTTGTAATTTAACAAGCGAAAAAAATGTACTGAGCGGTGGGGCGAAAGTATAGGCCCAAACAGGTGTGCCAATAATAATAAAATCATAATCGCGGGGATCTATCAGCCAGTCTCGAAGCTCTGGCTTCACTCCCATCACCACTTGTCTACCACCCCAAAAATATTTCATCAAACCAGTAGCCTTTATTTCCTCCTGAGGTTTCAAAACTAAAATATCAGCGCCAATAGCATCGGCCATCGCCTCAGCCATTGCTTGAACATTGCCGGACAAAGAATAATAAACAATTAATTTTTTCATGATGTTATTATAGCAACAGTGAGGGTAAAAGTTAAGATTATTATTCTTTACTGCGTCTTTTATCTAATTAGTATATAATATCAATTAGTTTTAATAGCAATAAATCCATGTCTTTAATCAATGAAATAATTAATTTACCAGCTCCCCTCTTAAGTCATTGGGGGTACTTAGTTATTCTCTTTGCCGCTCTACTGGAAACAGCACCACTCTTTGGCCTGCTGATACCCGGACAGTTAATAGTCATTCTGGGTGGATTATTAGTGAAATTAAAAATTTTAGAAATTGGTGATGTGATCTTTATTTCCGCATTCGGCGCTATTGCGGGCGACTATTTTGGCTATCTAATAGGCAAAAAATATGGTTACGCCTTTATTACTAAATTTGGTAAATATTTTTTCCTCAAAGAAGAGCGGTTTAAAAAAATTCAGCCCTTAGTTAATCAAAATCTTGGTCAAGCTTTAATTATTGGCCGTTTCAATTCTCTGACTAGAGCTTTTGCTCCTTTTGTGGCCGGTGCTAGTAAAATACCCTTAATTAAATTTCTAATCTACAATATCGTTGGTGGACTTAGTTGGTCAATCGTTTTCGTAATGATCGGCTATCTATTTGGTGCAAGTTATGAAGTCCTGGCACCGCATCTTGGTCGCTATATATTTTTGGCCACACTTATCAGTGCTGTATTGATCTATCTTTATAAATATATCAACCGTAAAAAAAGTATTTTTTATCGCTATCACCTATACGCCCTACTGACTAGCATTGGTTCTCTTTATCTTTTTGCAAAATTGATCGAGGATGTCATTGATCAAGAATTAGTTACTCATTGGGACGTTTGGATTAATCAAAACGTTATTCATCTTTGGCAACCGACATTAAATAAAATAATGATTTTCATTACTAACATTAGTAGTCCCACCGTTATGATCATTCTCGCCGCAGGCTTACTGCTATCCCTACTGTATAGAAAAAGGATTTACTACTCGTTACTTTTACTCTTTGGTATGGCTGGTGGTCTAGTACTAGAAATACTCACCAAGCTTATCGTTCAAAGGGCTAGACCGATTAATGGTTTATTGACAATTTCTTCCTACAGCTTTCCTAGTGGCCACGCTACCATGGCTCTGCTTTTCTTTTCTTTGGTAATTTATATTTTTCATAACGATTTTAACAATAAAATAATAAAAAACTTATTCATTGGTGTTAATGTTTTGTTAATCTTACTAATTGGTTTTAGTAGAATTTATCTTAATGTCCACTGGCTTAGTGATGTTTTGGCGGGATTAGCTCTGGGGCTCTTTTGGCTGACTGTTTTAATATTAATATTCCGAGTCCTGATGTCACTAGCCAACACAACGCTGGAAACAATAAAGCATCTCCTTAAAAAAGCTAACCATTTGCCATCCTGATAATTCATCTATATAATACTCTTACACGTTAATGAGCTGGGAGTCATGTCGCCCAGCCAGTGTCTGGAAGAAGGTTCGTCTGACGGACTGTGTAAAGCCAGCGGTTGGCACCGTTATAGCTGAAAATTAAGCGCCTATCCATGTCTTTGGCTAGGAATTAAGGTGGTACCGCCTCACTTGAGGTCCTTATAAATAAGGACTTTTTTTATTTAGACAACTTAATTAAATACCAATTATAAGTTATCATTATAATACTATGGAAATGCCAAAAAATTATTCAGCTGGTGACTACGAACAATCGATCTATCAACAATGGGAAGAGTCCGGTTTTTTCAATCCCGATAATCTAACTTGGGCCAAGAAACCCTTCTCGATTGTCTTGCCGCCGCCAAATGCTACCGGCATACTACACCTGGGACACGCTTCGATGTTAGCCTACCAAGATGTACTAATTCGTTATCATCGCTTACTGGGCGAGAAAACATTGTGGCTACCAGGAACTGATCACGCCGCTATTGCCACCCAAAATGTGGTAGAGAAAAAAATTGCTCAGGAAGAAAATCTAACCAAGGAACAGCTGAGACGTAACGCTTTCTTAGCACGAGTTCGTAACTACGTAGCCAATTCGCAAAACACTATTCATAAACAGTTGCGAGCCATGGGATCTTCTTTAGATTGGAGTCGTGAACGCTATACGCTAGACGATGGTTTATCGCGGGTGGTAACTACTGCCTTTAAAAAAATGTACGACGATGGTTTAATCTGTCGTGGTTATCGTATTGTGAATTGGTGCCCGCGCTGCCAATCAACACTTGCTGACGATGAAGTGGAGTATAAGATACAAAAAACACACTTATATTACTTACAATACGGCCCGGTGGTAATAGCTACAACTCGTCCAGAAACCAAAATCGGTGATACGGGACTGGCGGTTAATCCGCACGATCAGCGGTACCAGCACCTAATCGGCCAAACATTAAAATTTTCTCTTGGTGATATAGAGCTATCAGTCAAATGCTTTGCCGATGAATCGGTTGATCCGGAATTTGGTACCGGTGCTATAGGTGTCACGCCAGCACATAGTACTATTGACTATGACTGGGCTCAGAAATACGATTTAGCGATTGTTAAAATTATTGACGAGCGCGGTAATATGACTAAAGAAGCTGGGGCGTATGCTGATCTATTAGTTACTGAGGCTCGCAAAAAATTCCTTCTAGCAATTGAACAAGCCGGACAGTTAATAAAAATTGAAAATTATGAAAATAATTTGTCTGTTTGTTATCGTTGTGGCACCGCGATTGAGCCACTGCCTTCCGAACAATGGTTTGTGGATGTCAATAAAAAAATACCAAAACTCAAAAAATCTTTAAAAGAACTATCGTTAGCAGTGGTGGAGAAAGGGTTGGCTGATGACCCTAATAAAAAAATTGTGATTATACCGGAAAATTTTACCAAAGTTTATCTGCATTGGATGACAAACCTACACGACTGGTGTATTTCTCGTCAAATCTGGTGGGGTCACCGTATCCCCATTTGGTATTGTTTACAATGTGGCAAAATTTCTGCAGATAATGAGCCTCGGAGCAAGTGGTTTCTTGTTCGTCATGGCGAAACCGATATGAACAAAGAGAATAGACTGTATTACCAAGATAACGATATTGATATGCCTTTAAATGAACAAGGAATAATGCAAGCGGAGGAATGTGCACAAGAACTAAAAAAACAAAAAATTGACCTTATTATTACCTCTCATTACTTACGCGCTCAACAAACAGCACAAGTTATTGCCCGGGTAACAGGAGCAAAAATTATTCTTGAGGAAAACTTTCGTGAACGTAATACTGGCAATGCTCAGGGCATGACTTCTGCGGAAGTAAAAACAAAATTTCCCAACTTCTATGAATATGCTGATAAATCAGCCAATCAGGAAAATTATCAAGAAATGGAAGAAAGAATGTGGGAATCTTTTTCTCAACATTATGCCCAACACAAAGATAAAAACGTGGTTATTGTCGGTCATGGCGGTGCCTTTCGTTCGCTGATACGAAAAATAAAAAACATTGACCCTGTAGATATCAGAACAAAAATTAACCTGCTATCCAATTCTCAACCTTTTCAGTTAGACATTCTTCAGCCGTGTTCTGGGTGTCATAGTCATTTTTTTGAACAAGATCCAGATACGCTAGATACTTGGTTTTCCTCAGCTCTTTGGAGTTTTTCTACTTTAATGAACGGTGAATATCATGGTAGTTGGCAAGAGTGGCTAAAAAATAGTCCTGATTTGCAAAAATATCATCCTCTTAATGTTATGGAAACAGGCTATGATATTTTATTCTTTTGGGTAGCCCGTATGATTCTGATGACTACTTATCTGATTAATGACATACCATTTCAAACAGTTTATTTACATGGATTAATTCGCGACAAACAAGGTCGGAAGATGAGTAAGTCGTTGGGTAACGGCGTAGATCCTATTGTCATGATTGAAAAATATGGCGCTGACGCCTTACGTTTAGCTATATTAGTAGGCGCTACGCCAGGCAATGACACTAGGCTTTACGATGAAAAAATTGAAGGCTATCGTAATTTTATCAATAAGCTATGGAATATTTCCCGCTACATTTTTAACAATACAAAATCAATAAATATTATTAAGCAACAACCAAAACCAAAAACTGCGGCCGATCATTGGATTATTAATGAATTAAATTTGTTAATCACCGCAGTTAGCGACGATCTTAATAGTTATCGCTTTTCTTTAGCTATTGAAAAGCTCTACGAATTTACCTGGTCAAAATTTGCTGATTGGTATTTAGAAATTAGTAAAATAGAAAAAAACAAAGAAGATATCTTGCTTTATATTTTACAAACTCTGCTAAAATTATGGCATCCATTCGCGCCTTTTGTTACTGAAGTATTGTGGCAAAAAATGAGTTCCGAATTAATTATGGTTGAAAAATGGCCAGTTGTTTCGGCACTAACAAAAATTGATCAGAGCTTTCAACAACTACAAGAAATAATCAATAAAATTCGATCAGCTAAAGCAGAAAATAAAATTGACCAAGTCAAAATTATTGACCTATACTTAGCAGAGCAATTAGACACTACTTCTTTGCAAATTATCAGCCAATTAGGCAGAGTTAATATTGTGCAACAGGCACTAGATAATTGGTTAACACTACCACTAAGTAATAATCTAATCAAAATTGCCATTGATCGTGATGAGGCTGAACAAATCCACCGATCTAACATCAATCAACTACAAAACAACATTAGTTCGCAACGGGCAAAGCTAGCGAATGAACAATTTATTAATAACGCACCATTGGAAATCATCGAGGAAGAAAGAAAAAAATTGACTGAAGCAGAAAAAAAACTAGCTCAGATTTCTTAATAATCTCCTGTACAATTAAAAACCCCGTACCATATGGTGCGGGGTTAACCAAAATTATTTCTTGTTCTTTTTTGGTTTCTTAACGTTCTTCTTTTGAGCGTTATTGCCTTTGGCCATAAAATTTTATGATTACTTGAATTAACTTCTTAAGTATAGCAAAGTTTTTAAAAAAAAGAAAAAAGGAAAACTAACTTATTATTAATATGCTAAATGATTACTTATTCAGCCAGCAATCTTTTTTTATTCTTTTGACAACTTTCTATTTCTGTAATTACCGGATGATTAGCAACCACCCTTTCAATATTATAGGTACCTAGTTGCCGACCATTAATATAAGCGGAGGCGGCAACTTCCGCCAAAATACCAGAATTAATCCATTCCATAAACCACTGATGAACATAACTGATTGGTTCTTGATCAATGCCTCGTGATTTAGCTAATAACCAACGACGATTATATTTTTCCTGCGATCCAATGCACTGTGCCATAATTATCGGGAGACCAAGTGCGGAATAAAAGCTCAGTTCACTGGGCTTACTCCACAGCGCGTCGGTATCTCTTAAAGACTTGGTAAATAGTTCAAAATATTTTGTCTTCTCTGGTGCATAAATTATTCTAATGCCATTATCTATTAAATTTTCCATCTTTAATTCACGAATAATACGATTAAAATACTGAAAAACATCTTTTCTGCTACCAGCTATTAAATTAATAATTAGTCTTTTTTCATAAAGCTCAGCTTTTAGGCTGGTTAAAATTTTATACGCCATATACTTTTGCGCTCCAGCACCCCCCACCGCAAAAGCAATCGTCAGTGGCCGATGGCTGATTACTCGCTGACCGCAATGTCGTAAAAATTGATAAACTCGACTCTTGTCTCTAGCTTGATATTTTTTCTGCGGATCTAGGTTGGCAATACGAATACTGAGATCATGTTTTACGAGATCCATTTTTTCACCACCAATGATCTCTTTGGGTAAAGGAAAACCGGTTAGATAAAT
This genomic stretch from Candidatus Komeilibacteria bacterium CG_4_10_14_0_2_um_filter_37_10 harbors:
- a CDS encoding alkaline phosphatase, whose translation is MTEIIHFVTSIVTDIINSWHYFGVLFLMTLESANIPIPSEVILPYAGFLASHGQMNYHLAAIVGAFGCVIGGIISYYLGYILGRPFLMKHGKWLLISNRDIELVDHLLEKHGNAIYFVSRMLPVVRTYISIVVGISRGHFWKFTISGFIGSLIWCYILVFLGVVLGNNWNQLGPWWDKFNVGIIVLIIIGIAWHISRVFRKK
- a CDS encoding flavodoxin, producing the protein MKKLIVYYSLSGNVQAMAEAMADAIGADILVLKPQEEIKATGLMKYFWGGRQVVMGVKPELRDWLIDPRDYDFIIIGTPVWAYTFAPPLSTFFSLVKLQNKKVAVFCCHGGGKRNTLDKMKEQLKDNIIVGKIDFLEPQKHDLIAEKKRAAQWATMLVNKLSE